AAGTATACGGTCCGGCTTGTTGCCCGCGCTTCCATCGAGCTTCAATACGCGATGGTCGAAGCCGTGGACCGGCGTACGGAAGAAACGCTTGGACAGCTTCGCGTGGAGCTCGGCAGCCACAACTGGCATGAATACGTGGGTGAGCTGTCGATCACACGCGCTTGCAGTGATGCCGAGATCCGGGTGTATGTTCCGGCCGAGCATCCAAGGTGGATCGATCACGTCTCCACCGGCATGCTCTGGATTGATCACGCGTCCCTGCTGCCGATCGATAGCATCGCGATGGTGAAGCGTGAAGTGATCGAGATGACGAGAGGGCTGAATGCGGGCATGATGAGGCTCGCGGGCAATTACATCAGCGCTTACCACTGGGAGCATGGCATCGGTCCGGTTCTGGAGAGACCGGTCATGTACAACGAAGCCTGGGGAGGATGGACCAGCAAATATTTCGGCACGGACGAATTCATCCGCTTTTGCCGCGAGCTGCAGGTGGAGCCCCTGATTTGCGTGAACGATGGATCGGGTACCCCTGAAGAAGCTGCGCAGTGGATCGAATATTGCAATGGGAGCGTGGATACACCCATGGGCGCTTTACGTGCCCGAAACGGTTTCCCTGAGCCATATAACGTCAAGTATTGGGAGATCGGCAATGAGGTATGGGGCCAATGGCAGGTCGGCACTTGTACGGCAGAACAGTTTGCGGAGCGGACCATATCGTTTGCCAAGGCTATGAAGGAGGCGGACGCTTCTATCGTGCTGCTGGCCTGCGGGCATTACGAGCAGGAATGGAACAAGGCCGTGCTGGATCTGGCCGGCGAGTATATGGACTATTTGACGCTGCATTTATATCACGGCTATGGCCCTTTCGGCATGAACCGGGATACGCCGGCAGAGGAACGCTATAAAGCGATTGCCTCTTATCCCGAGTGGACCCGGCACCATGTCCGGAAGACAACGGAGTTGATCCGATCCCAGTCGAAGCATAGTCACGTGAAGCTGGCTATCACCGAATACAACACGATGTACTATCCGAATACGGTGCGAAAAGGGCTGCCGAACGAGCATACATTAGGTGCCGCGGTGGCCAATGCCGCCAACCTGAACGAAATGATTCGCTGCAGCGACATGGTGCATATCGGCAGCTTCTCCGATCTTGTGAATGGCTGGCTCGGAGGATGCATACGGGTCGGGGACTACTACGCGGATCAGTATTGCGGCAAGGAGCCCGGATGGAGCGGGCTTCCGCTCACGATATACGGGACGCCGACCTATGAAGTGTTAAAGCTTTACGCGAATCGCGACGTGCGTCGTCTTCTCCCCGTCCAAGCGGAATGCGGCACTTTCTCCGTGGCATCAAACAAGGAGACGCCTATGGAGCTTGATGCGCTTCCGGAACTGGACATTGTGGCCGGGACGAATGACGACGGCAGCCAAGTCACCGTACTTATCGTTAACCGCAGCCTGGAGGAGGTAACGGCCGTACTGGATTTGCAGGCCTTCGAGGCTTCCGGGGAAACGACCCTTTATGAAATCACCGGCAATTCTTACGATGATGTGAACTCCGTGTTCCAGCCGGATTATATCGTGTGCCAGGAAAGTAAAGTGCCGGCAGA
This Paenibacillus sp. JZ16 DNA region includes the following protein-coding sequences:
- a CDS encoding alpha-L-arabinofuranosidase C-terminal domain-containing protein — translated: MNKNAAITIDCSRKSEHTINPYLFGHFVEDIRDHMEAMLAFPLRDMDFESEAETKTPVSGSWRAYTNGRNTGYAMEAPAPRHSGRAQRIRILSDDEAYAGIAQKAALKGPMKYTVRLVARASIELQYAMVEAVDRRTEETLGQLRVELGSHNWHEYVGELSITRACSDAEIRVYVPAEHPRWIDHVSTGMLWIDHASLLPIDSIAMVKREVIEMTRGLNAGMMRLAGNYISAYHWEHGIGPVLERPVMYNEAWGGWTSKYFGTDEFIRFCRELQVEPLICVNDGSGTPEEAAQWIEYCNGSVDTPMGALRARNGFPEPYNVKYWEIGNEVWGQWQVGTCTAEQFAERTISFAKAMKEADASIVLLACGHYEQEWNKAVLDLAGEYMDYLTLHLYHGYGPFGMNRDTPAEERYKAIASYPEWTRHHVRKTTELIRSQSKHSHVKLAITEYNTMYYPNTVRKGLPNEHTLGAAVANAANLNEMIRCSDMVHIGSFSDLVNGWLGGCIRVGDYYADQYCGKEPGWSGLPLTIYGTPTYEVLKLYANRDVRRLLPVQAECGTFSVASNKETPMELDALPELDIVAGTNDDGSQVTVLIVNRSLEEVTAVLDLQAFEASGETTLYEITGNSYDDVNSVFQPDYIVCQESKVPAEAWQRGHLLRPSSVYALEFKARS